The following are from one region of the Aquirufa lenticrescens genome:
- a CDS encoding ABC-F family ATP-binding cassette domain-containing protein translates to MNYLSAENISRNLGERWVFKGLFFGLQKGEKVALIGKNGTGKTTLMESLMGMQTPDEGKISIRKGIRVGYLPQNPIFAENEQVLNYLFSDDLPSAVAIKSYEKAMLSGDSKELEDAFALMEAHNAWDYEARAKQIISRLGIPDGDQKVSTLSGGQKKRLSLAKLLIESPDIMILDEPTNHLDIETIEWLEGIMSGPNVTVLVVSHDRYFLDKVCNKMMELADGSIYTYEGNYAYFLEKKAEREASDASSVSKAKNLYRKELEWMRKQPKARGTKSQSRIDAFYETEEKANKKLDDSKLELNIQMSRLGNKIIEINHLKKAWGDKKIINDFTYTFKKKDRIGIVGKNGAGKTTFLQLLTGLEQPDSGTIDPGETLVVGYYTQIPFDFRPEQRVIDTITEIAEVIPYGKNESLSPSQFLSKFLFPTAQQYTPVEKLSGGEKKRLQLMRVLVKNPNFLILDEPTNDLDLDTLQLLEDFLSEFQGCLLLVSHDRYFMDNLVDQLILVEGEGEVNFFNGNYTDYRTALENKENEPAAKQSPVKAPSTAAPVAAAPKGPKLSFKEQKEFEELEKEMAALEIEKDSFVEKLNQGSEDFQLLTDWAKAIEDIKNKLEEKELRWLELSERA, encoded by the coding sequence ATGAATTATTTATCGGCGGAGAATATATCACGCAACCTAGGCGAAAGATGGGTGTTTAAAGGTTTATTTTTTGGCCTCCAAAAAGGCGAAAAAGTAGCCCTCATCGGAAAAAACGGGACGGGTAAAACCACCTTGATGGAATCCCTGATGGGGATGCAAACGCCAGACGAGGGAAAAATCTCCATTCGCAAAGGAATTCGCGTAGGTTATCTGCCGCAGAATCCGATTTTCGCCGAAAACGAACAAGTCCTTAATTACCTGTTCTCAGACGACTTACCCAGCGCAGTTGCCATCAAATCCTACGAGAAAGCGATGCTTTCTGGCGATTCCAAAGAACTCGAAGACGCCTTCGCCTTAATGGAAGCCCATAATGCTTGGGATTATGAGGCACGTGCGAAACAAATCATCAGCCGCTTAGGCATTCCAGATGGCGACCAAAAGGTTTCAACCTTATCTGGAGGCCAAAAGAAACGTCTTTCCCTCGCTAAACTACTTATCGAGAGTCCAGATATTATGATTCTGGATGAGCCGACTAACCATTTGGACATCGAAACCATCGAATGGCTAGAAGGAATTATGTCCGGCCCTAACGTCACGGTTTTAGTCGTGTCCCACGACCGTTATTTCCTAGACAAGGTCTGCAACAAGATGATGGAATTAGCCGATGGCTCCATCTATACCTACGAAGGAAATTACGCCTATTTCCTAGAGAAAAAAGCCGAGCGCGAAGCCTCCGATGCCAGCAGCGTTTCAAAAGCCAAAAACCTCTACCGCAAAGAGCTAGAGTGGATGCGTAAGCAACCCAAAGCGCGTGGAACTAAATCCCAATCTCGCATCGATGCCTTCTACGAAACCGAAGAAAAAGCGAATAAAAAACTAGACGACAGCAAACTGGAACTCAACATCCAAATGTCCCGTCTTGGCAATAAGATCATCGAAATCAACCACCTGAAAAAGGCTTGGGGAGACAAGAAGATCATCAACGATTTCACCTACACCTTTAAGAAAAAAGACCGCATCGGTATCGTGGGCAAAAACGGCGCCGGCAAAACGACGTTCTTACAACTTTTAACTGGATTAGAACAACCCGATTCGGGCACAATCGATCCAGGCGAAACGCTAGTGGTGGGTTATTACACCCAGATCCCTTTCGATTTCCGCCCAGAACAACGCGTCATCGACACGATCACTGAAATCGCAGAAGTAATCCCCTACGGAAAGAACGAATCGCTCAGCCCAAGCCAATTCTTGAGCAAATTCCTCTTCCCTACTGCTCAGCAATATACTCCGGTAGAAAAGCTGTCAGGTGGCGAAAAGAAGCGCCTTCAATTAATGCGGGTGCTGGTAAAGAATCCGAATTTCTTGATTCTAGATGAGCCAACCAATGATTTGGACTTAGACACCTTACAATTATTAGAAGACTTCCTTAGCGAATTCCAAGGCTGTCTACTTTTAGTTTCCCATGATCGTTATTTCATGGACAATCTAGTCGATCAATTAATCCTAGTGGAAGGCGAAGGTGAAGTGAACTTCTTTAACGGAAACTATACCGATTACCGCACGGCCTTAGAAAACAAAGAAAATGAGCCAGCTGCTAAGCAAAGTCCTGTAAAGGCCCCTTCGACAGCAGCTCCTGTAGCCGCAGCACCTAAAGGCCCTAAGCTTAGCTTCAAGGAACAAAAGGAGTTTGAAGAGTTAGAAAAAGAAATGGCGGCTTTGGAAATCGAAAAAGATTCCTTCGTCGAAAAACTCAACCAAGGTTCCGAAGACTTTCAATTGTTAACCGATTGGGCGAAAGCTATCGAGGACATCAAGAACAAGCTGGAAGAGAAAGAGCTGAGGTGGCTCGAGTTATCTGAAAGAGCATAA
- the tatC gene encoding twin-arginine translocase subunit TatC, which yields MATDQDFDDFDDDDASDGTEMSFLGHLEELRWHILRSVASFFIFAVAAWFFREFIFSSIILGPTKTDFYTNQILCQAADLFNMPSLCMQKADFILQSREVSGQFMMALTQSIIVGLLFAFPYMFHELWRFIKPGLKSKELKAARGAVFWVSVLFFSGVAFGYFVVAPMAINFLANFKLDPSIQNQFDINDYISLLSMLTLACGITFQLPMIAFVLSQVGILTPSFMREYRRHALIVIFIVAAIITPSPDVVSQLLVAFPLLGLYEISIGVSGRVLKRKMREEEMESNS from the coding sequence ATGGCAACAGATCAAGATTTTGACGATTTCGACGACGATGACGCATCGGATGGCACAGAGATGTCCTTCCTAGGTCATTTAGAGGAATTAAGATGGCATATTCTGCGATCTGTTGCTTCCTTTTTTATCTTCGCAGTGGCCGCTTGGTTCTTCCGTGAATTCATTTTCAGTTCGATCATTTTAGGACCGACGAAAACGGATTTTTATACGAACCAAATCCTGTGTCAAGCCGCTGACCTCTTCAACATGCCTAGTTTATGCATGCAGAAGGCTGATTTTATTCTTCAAAGTAGAGAGGTTTCAGGTCAATTCATGATGGCCCTAACACAGTCGATCATTGTAGGTCTTTTATTTGCGTTCCCCTACATGTTCCACGAATTGTGGCGCTTCATTAAACCAGGCCTAAAGAGCAAGGAATTGAAAGCGGCTCGTGGGGCGGTATTTTGGGTTTCTGTATTGTTTTTTAGTGGGGTTGCTTTCGGGTATTTTGTGGTGGCACCTATGGCCATTAACTTCCTAGCGAACTTTAAATTAGATCCGAGCATCCAAAACCAATTTGACATCAACGATTACATTTCCTTGTTATCGATGTTAACATTGGCTTGTGGAATCACGTTCCAATTACCGATGATAGCCTTTGTGCTATCTCAAGTAGGCATTTTAACCCCGTCCTTCATGCGGGAATATCGCAGACATGCCCTTATTGTCATTTTTATCGTGGCGGCGATCATCACTCCTTCTCCGGATGTGGTTTCTCAGCTTTTAGTGGCGTTCCCACTTTTAGGCTTGTACGAAATCAGTATCGGCGTTTCAGGTCGCGTCTTGAAGCGTAAAATGAGAGAAGAAGAGATGGAATCGAATTCTTAA